The Acinonyx jubatus isolate Ajub_Pintada_27869175 chromosome E3, VMU_Ajub_asm_v1.0, whole genome shotgun sequence genome has a window encoding:
- the FBRS gene encoding probable fibrosin-1: METAAAAAPGPGWAAEGERRRRRCSRRDRDREQRRRRGPGGDAPRALLAAPRGSSSSSSPPPPARPWSSASSGERPGGPRRRRPRPRPRPPRPRARKRPAGSGSRGEEEEEEEEGGADDGEAEEEPEEEEEEEEDLIDGFAIASFASLEALQKDASLQPPERLEHRLKHSGKRKRGGSSGATGEPGDSSDREPGRPSGDRARKWPNKRRRKEASSRHSLEAGYICDAESDLDERVSDDDLDPSFTVSTSKASGPHGAFNGNCEAKLSVVPKVSGLERSQEQPPGPDPLLVPFPPKEPPPAPAPRPPVSPPAPLPAAPSLPPPPQPQLQLRVSPFGLRTSPYGSSLDLSTGSSSRPPPKAPAPPVAQPPPSSSSSSSSSSSASSSSAQLTHRPPTPSLPLPLSTHSFPPPGLRPPPPPPHPSLFSPGPTLPPPPPLLQVPGHPGASAANALSEQDLIGQDLNSRYLNAQGGPEVVGAGGSARPLAFQFHQHNHQHQHTHQHTHQHFTPYPPGLLPPHGPHMFEKYPGKMEGLFRHNPYTAFPPAVPGLPPGLPPAVSFGSLQGAFQPKSTNPELPPRLGPVPSGLPQKGTQIPDHFRPPLRKPGKWCAMHVRVAYMILRHQEKMKGDSHKLDFRNDLLPCLPGPYGALPPGQELSHPAASLFTATGAVHAAANPFTAAPGAHGTFLSPSTHIDPFGRPTSFASLAALSNGAFGGLGSPTFNSGAVFAQKESPGAPPAFASPPDPWGRLHRSPLAFPAWVRPPEAARTPGSDKERPVERREPSITKEEKDRDLPFSRPQLRVSPATPKARAGEEGARPAKESVRVKEERKEEAAAAAAAAAAAAAAAAAAAATTGPQGLHLLFERPRPPPFLGPSPPERCAGFLEPTWLAGPPRLARPPRFYEAGEELTGPGAVAAARLYGLEPAHPLLYSRLAPPPPPAAAPGTPHLLSKTPPGALLGAPPPLVPAPRPSSPPRAPGPARADR; encoded by the exons ATGGAGACGGCAGCGGCCGCGGCTCCGGGCCCGGGCTGGGCCGCTGAgggggagcggcggcggcggcgctgctCGCGCCGAGACCGAGACCGGGAGCAGCGGCGCCGTCGAGGTCCCGGCGGCGACGCGCCCCGGGCCCTGTTGGCCGCCCCGCGCGGCTCCTCGTCGTCCTCGTCGCCGCCACCGCCGGCCAGGCCTTGGTCGTCAGCTTCGTCTGGAGAGCGGCCCGGAGGCCCGAGACGACGGCGGCCCCGTCCCAGGCCTCGGCCCCCGCGACCCCGAGCTCGGAAGCGGCCTGCCGGCTCGGGCAGCCgcggggaggaagaggaggaggaggaggaggggggcgcAGACGACGGGGAGGCCGAGGAGGagcctgaggaggaggaagaagaagaggaggactTGATCGATGGCTTCGCCATCGCCAGCTTCGCCAGTCTTGAGGCCTTGCAG AAGGATGCATCTCTTCAGCCCCCAGAGCGACTGGAACATCGGCTGAAGCATTCTGGGAAGCGGAAGAGGGGGGGCTCCAGTGGGGCCACTGGGGAGCCAGGGGACAGCTCTGATCGGGAGCCTGGCCGGCCCTCTGGGGATCGGGCCCGAAAATGGCCCAATAAACGGAGAAGGAAAGAG GCCTCCTCCCGTCATTCTCTGGAAGCTggatacata tGCGATGCAGAAAGCGATCTGGacgagagg GTCTCCGATGATGACCTCGATCCATCCTTTACTGTCTCAACCAGCAAAG CCTCGGGCCCCCACGGCGCCTTCAATGGGAACTGTGAAGCAAAACTCTCCGTAGTCCCTAAAGTGTCGGGCCTGGAGCGGAGCCAGGAACAGCCCCCAGGGCCCGACCCGCTGCTAGTGCCTTTCCCCCCGAAGGAACCACCGCCTGCACCGGCCCCTCGGCCTCCTGTCTcaccccctgcacccctgccGGCCGCCCCCagtctgccacccccaccccagccccagctgcaGCTTCGGGTCTCGCCCTTCGGCCTCCGCACTTCTCCCTATGGCAGCAGCCTGGACCTCAGCACTGGCAG CTCTTCACGGCCGCCCCCCAAGGCCCCGGCCCCTCCCGTGGCTCAGCCTCCCCCCTCATCATCCTCTtcgtcctcttcctcctcatctgcCTCCTCCTCGTCCGCGCAGCTCACCCACCGGCCCCCGACGCCCTCACTGCCCCTGCCTTTGTCCACCCACAGCTTTCCCCCCCCTGGGCTGCggccccccccaccgcccccccacccctccttgttctcccctggccccaccctgcccccacccccacccctgctgcagGTGCCAGGGCACCCTGGGGCCTCAGCCGCTAACGCCCTTTCTG agCAGGACCTGATCGGCCAGGACCTGAACTCTCGCTACCTGAATGCCCAGGGTGGCCCCgaggtggtgggggcagggggctccgCCCGGCCCCTGGCCTTCCAGTTCCACCAGCACAACCACCAGCACCAGCACACCCACCAGCACACCCACCAGCACTTCACCCCTTATCCCCCGGGCCTGCTGCCACCCCATGGCCCCCACATG TTTGAGAAATATCCAGGAAAGATGGAAGGCCTTTTCCGGCataat CCGTACACGGCCTTCCCTCCCGCAGTGCCCGGCCTCCCTCCGGGCCTCCCGCCGGCTGTCTCCTTTGGCTCCCTGCAGGGGGCCTTCCAGCCCAAG AGCACGAACCCCGAGCTGCCACCACGACTGGGGCCAGTGCCGAGCGGGCTTCCCCAAAAGGGGACACAG ATCCCCGACCATTTCCGGCCACCTTTGAGG AAACCAGGGAAGTGGTGTGCCATGCACGTGCGCGTGGCTTACATGATCCTGAGACACCAGGAAAAGATGAAG GGCGACTCCCACAAGCTTGACTTTCGGAACGACCTCCTGCCCTGCCTTCCGGGGCCCTATGGGGCCCTGCCCCCTGGGCAGGAGCTCTCCCACCCGGCCGCCTCCCTCTTCACTGCGACTG gTGCCGTCCACGCTGCAGCCAACCCTTTCACCGCAGCTCCCGGGGCCCACGGAACCTTTCTGAGCCCCAGCACCCACATTG ATCCCTTTGGGCGTCCCACAAGCTTCGCCTCTTTGGCTGCCCTCTCCAACGGGGCCTTTGGAGGCCTGGGCAGCCCCACATTCA ACTCCGGCGCCGTCTTTGCCCAGAAAGAAAGCCCAGGGGCTCCACCAGCCTTCGCCTCCCCGCCAGACCCATGGGGCCGCCTGCACCGCAGTCCTCTGGCCTTTCCTGCCTGGGTCCGGCCCCCTGAGGCCGCCCGGACTCCAGGCTCAGACAAGGAGCGGCCTGTGGAGCGGAGAGAGCCCTCTATCaccaaggaggagaaagacag GGACCTCCCCTTCTCACGGCCCCAGCTCCGAGTTTCTCCTGCTACTCCCAAGGCCAGGGCTGGCGAGGAAGGGGCCAGACCGGCCAAGGAATCAGTGCGGGTAAAGGAAGAACGGAAGGAGGaggccgccgccgctgccgccgccgccgccgctgccgctgccgccgccgccgccgctgccgccaccACCGGGCCTCAGGGCCTTCACCTACTGTTTGAGAGGCCCCGGCCACCCCCTTTTCTGGGCCCTAGTCCCCCAGAGCGCTGCGCTGGCTTTCTGGAGCCAACCTGGTTGGCAGGGCCCCCTCGCCTTGCTAGGCCACCCCGCTTCTATGAGGCTGGCGAGGAGCTGACTGGACCAGGGGCTGTGGCTGCCGCCCGCCTCTACGGTCTGGAGCCTGCCCACCCCCTGCTATACAGCCGCTTGGCCCCGCCACCGCCACCTGCCGCGGCCCCGGGAACCCCTCACCTTCTCAGCAAGACCCCCCCAGGAGCCCTTTTGGGGGCACCACCTCCACTTGTGCCCGCCCCCCGGCCTAGTTCCCCACCTAGGGCCCCTGGCCCAGCCCGGGCTGACaggtga